One Oncorhynchus masou masou isolate Uvic2021 chromosome 27, UVic_Omas_1.1, whole genome shotgun sequence genomic window carries:
- the LOC135515375 gene encoding myozenin-2-like: MSQFSTMTTNERKMQAATICREVQGPEDAEMDLGKKMSVPKDVMLEELSLASNRGSLLFEKRKRRSEKYTFESIQNVTNTQINSQETTESNSLGVEQSKTTPNTSDPSNTPNPDNIAPGYGGPLKQMEPEKFNSTCLPKSYHSPWDQAIYHSDPSLADSHVNHLAEPEAKPEGPGYKSFNRVATPFGGFGGKSTIPAPLFKAPDVEHNTMPELYPELQGEPAVQRPTFNRVACGWAGASTPVILPKMHLDPMFIPESDDL, translated from the exons ATGTCGCAGTTCTCTACCATGACGACCAACGAGAGGAAGATGCAAGCTGCAACCATCTGTAGGGAGGTACAGGGTCCTGAAG ATGCAGAGATGGACCTGGGGAAGAAGATGAGTGTCCCTAAGGATGTGATGCTGGAGGAGCTGTCTCTGGCCTCCAACAGGGGCTCCCTCCTCTTTGAAAAGCGCAAGAGGCGCTCTGAAAAATACACCTTCGAGAGCATCCAGAATGTAACCAACACACAGATCAAT AGTCAAGAAACCACAGAAAGCAACAGCTTGGGAGTGGAACAGTCTAAAACAACCCCGAACACGTCTGATCCGAGCAACACCCCCAACCCAGACAACATTGCACCAG GTTATGGTGGACCTCTAAAACAAATGGAACCAGAGAAGTTCAACAGCACATGCCTCCCCAAGTCCTACCACTCCCCCTGGGACCAGGCCATCTACCACAGCGACCCCTCCCTGGCCGATAGCCATGTCAACCACCTGGCAGAGCCAGAAGCTAAGCCTGAAGGACCAGGGTACAAGAGCTTCAACAG AGTGGCTACCCCGTTTGGCGGCTTCGGCGGCAAGTCCACCATACCGGCCCCGTTGTTCAAGGCCCCCGACGTGGAACACAACACCATGCCGGAGCTGTACCCAGAGCTCCAGGGGGAGCCTGCGGTGCAGAGGCCCACATTCAATAGGGTGGCCTGCGGCTGGGCGGGGGCCAGCACCCCCGTCATCCTCCCCAAAATGCACCTggatcccatgtttatcccagaGTCCGATGACCTTTGA